The following are from one region of the Brienomyrus brachyistius isolate T26 chromosome 4, BBRACH_0.4, whole genome shotgun sequence genome:
- the LOC125739923 gene encoding tripartite motif-containing protein 16-like isoform X1 yields MAEASSALDQNQFICPICLDLLKDPVATACGHSYCMSCIKSCWDQEDHRGVYSCPQCRQTFTPRPVLKRNTILAEVVEKLKKTGLQTITPADHYAGPGDVECDVCTGRKYKAVKSCLVCLASYCESHLQPHYGSPAFKKHKLTDATGHLQDKLCSQHDKPLEVYCRTDQQGICYPCLMDEHRGHDTVSAAAGRAEIQKQMGEKQREFQQRIQMREKELQELRETVGSITSSAQSAVEDSERIFTEMIHSIERRRSEVTKLIRDQEKAVVSQVEGDMKKLKQDIDELKRRHSELEQLSHTEDHIHFLQRYQGLPVTPEAGFGPRISVSPRCSFENMRKVVSELKDQLENVCEKKMAEIHHTVTKDTVLPVLVPTTRAEFLQYSCQLTLDPNTANRYLSLSEGNRKATLGAEQQPYPDHPERFDRWPQVLCRESLTGRCYWEAEWSGNDAWIGVTYKGIGRKGDSADCLLGVNDKSWMLCCSHDSYSVWHNDNQTLIPIKPSDSSRVGVYLDQAAGTLSFYRVSSDGLTLLYSFTSSFTEPLCPGFWVNYTNSSVSLCMLG; encoded by the exons atggcagaagccagtTCAGCACTGGATCAGAACCAGTTCATCTGCCCAATCTGTTTGGATCTACTGAAGGATCCAGTGGCTACAGcctgtggacacagttactgtatgagctgcattaagagctgctgggatcaggaggatcatcgtggagtttacagctgcccccagtgcagacagaccttcacacccagacctgttctgaagagaaacaccatactggctgaagtggtggagaaactgaagaagactggactacaaaCAATTACTCCTGCTGACcattatgctggacctggagatgtggagtgtgacgtctgtactgggagaaaatacaaagctgtcaagtcctgcctggtgtgtctggcctcttactgtgaatctcacctccagcctcactatgggtctccagcttttaagaagcacaagctGACTGATGCCACTGGACATCTGCAGGACAAGCTCTGTTCCCAGcatgacaaacccctggaggtctactgccgCACCGACCAGCAGGGTATCTGTTATCCATGTttgatggatgaacacagaggccatgatacagtctcagctgctgcaggacgggcggagatacag aaacaaatgggtgaaaaacaaagggaatttcagcagagaattcagatgagagagaaggagctgcaggagctgagagagacTGTGGGCTCAatcaca agctcagcacagtcagccgtggaggacagcgagaggatcttcactgagatgatccactccattgagagaagacgctctgaggtgacaaagctgatcagagatcaggagaaggctgtaGTGAGTCAGGTTGAAGGAGACATGAAGAAACTGAAGCAGGatattgatgaactgaagaggagacactctgagctggagcagctttcacacacagaggatcacatccatttcctccag aggtACCAGGGTCTTCCTGTCacccctgaagctggatttggacccagaatctccgTCAGTCCACGCTGCTCTTTTGAGAACATGAGGAAGGTGGTTTCTGAGCTGAAGgatcaactggagaatgtttgcgaaaagaaaatggcagagatccatcaTACAG ttaccaaagacaccgtcctaccagtattagtgcccacgaccagagcagaattcttacaat actcctgccagctgacgctggaccccaacacagcaaacagatacctgtctctgtcagaggggaacaggaaggcgacactgggggcagagcagcagccatatcctgatcatccagagagatttgaccgcTGGcctcaagttctgtgcagagagagtctgactggtcgctgttactgggaggctgagtggagtggaaatgacgcctggataggagtgacttataaaggaatcgggaggaaaggagacagtgctgactgtctgcttggagtcaatgacaagtcatggatgctgtgctgctctcatgacagttactctgtctggcacaatgataaccagactctcatacccataaagccctcagactccagcagagtaggagtgtatctggaccaggcggctggtactctgtccttctacagagtctcctctgatggactgaccctcctgtacagcttcacctcctcattcactgaacccctctg
- the LOC125739923 gene encoding tripartite motif-containing protein 16-like protein isoform X2 — MAEASSALDQNQFICPICLDLLKDPVATACGHSYCMSCIKSCWDQEDHRGVYSCPQCRQTFTPRPVLKRNTILAEVVEKLKKTGLQTITPADHYAGPGDVECDVCTGRKYKAVKSCLVCLASYCESHLQPHYGSPAFKKHKLTDATGHLQDKLCSQHDKPLEVYCRTDQQGICYPCLMDEHRGHDTVSAAAGRAEIQSSAQSAVEDSERIFTEMIHSIERRRSEVTKLIRDQEKAVVSQVEGDMKKLKQDIDELKRRHSELEQLSHTEDHIHFLQRYQGLPVTPEAGFGPRISVSPRCSFENMRKVVSELKDQLENVCEKKMAEIHHTVTKDTVLPVLVPTTRAEFLQYSCQLTLDPNTANRYLSLSEGNRKATLGAEQQPYPDHPERFDRWPQVLCRESLTGRCYWEAEWSGNDAWIGVTYKGIGRKGDSADCLLGVNDKSWMLCCSHDSYSVWHNDNQTLIPIKPSDSSRVGVYLDQAAGTLSFYRVSSDGLTLLYSFTSSFTEPLCPGFWVNYTNSSVSLCMLG, encoded by the exons atggcagaagccagtTCAGCACTGGATCAGAACCAGTTCATCTGCCCAATCTGTTTGGATCTACTGAAGGATCCAGTGGCTACAGcctgtggacacagttactgtatgagctgcattaagagctgctgggatcaggaggatcatcgtggagtttacagctgcccccagtgcagacagaccttcacacccagacctgttctgaagagaaacaccatactggctgaagtggtggagaaactgaagaagactggactacaaaCAATTACTCCTGCTGACcattatgctggacctggagatgtggagtgtgacgtctgtactgggagaaaatacaaagctgtcaagtcctgcctggtgtgtctggcctcttactgtgaatctcacctccagcctcactatgggtctccagcttttaagaagcacaagctGACTGATGCCACTGGACATCTGCAGGACAAGCTCTGTTCCCAGcatgacaaacccctggaggtctactgccgCACCGACCAGCAGGGTATCTGTTATCCATGTttgatggatgaacacagaggccatgatacagtctcagctgctgcaggacgggcggagatacag agctcagcacagtcagccgtggaggacagcgagaggatcttcactgagatgatccactccattgagagaagacgctctgaggtgacaaagctgatcagagatcaggagaaggctgtaGTGAGTCAGGTTGAAGGAGACATGAAGAAACTGAAGCAGGatattgatgaactgaagaggagacactctgagctggagcagctttcacacacagaggatcacatccatttcctccag aggtACCAGGGTCTTCCTGTCacccctgaagctggatttggacccagaatctccgTCAGTCCACGCTGCTCTTTTGAGAACATGAGGAAGGTGGTTTCTGAGCTGAAGgatcaactggagaatgtttgcgaaaagaaaatggcagagatccatcaTACAG ttaccaaagacaccgtcctaccagtattagtgcccacgaccagagcagaattcttacaat actcctgccagctgacgctggaccccaacacagcaaacagatacctgtctctgtcagaggggaacaggaaggcgacactgggggcagagcagcagccatatcctgatcatccagagagatttgaccgcTGGcctcaagttctgtgcagagagagtctgactggtcgctgttactgggaggctgagtggagtggaaatgacgcctggataggagtgacttataaaggaatcgggaggaaaggagacagtgctgactgtctgcttggagtcaatgacaagtcatggatgctgtgctgctctcatgacagttactctgtctggcacaatgataaccagactctcatacccataaagccctcagactccagcagagtaggagtgtatctggaccaggcggctggtactctgtccttctacagagtctcctctgatggactgaccctcctgtacagcttcacctcctcattcactgaacccctctg